TTATATTTGGCAGTATCCGAAATAACGATAAGTGgtgtactagttcgagaagagcaaggtatgcaGTTCCCTGTCTATTACGTAAGTCAGACtttaggagatgctgaaactagatatccacacttagagaaattggcacttgcattaataagtgTATCTAGAAAGTTTAAGCCATATTTCCAGTGTCACCCcatatgtgtgttaaccacttaTTCTCTccgaaatgttttgcataagcctGAGTTATCGGGCCGATTAACCAAATAGGCCGTCAAACTTGGAGgatacgatatcgaatatcaaccccgaacgaccaTAAAGTCTCAAATCTTAGCTGACTTTGTGGCCAATTTTACGCCAACCCTCATACCCGAAGTGGAGAAAGAACTTCTGCTAAAATCGGATACATTATTGGGAACATGGACCCTCTTCAcggacggtgcctcgaatgtgaaagggtccaAGCTCGGCATCGTTTTGAAGCCACCTACAGGAAATACTAtcagacaatctatcaaaacttctaggttgactaataatgaggccgagtatgaggccatgattgcaggtctcgatcTAGCTAAAAGCTTAGGGGCAGAAGTTGTTGAAGCCAAGTGTGATTCTCTGTTAGTagtgaaccaagtaaacaaaagcttCAAAGATATTTGGACAAGCTATAGGTAAccttgcaccgcttcaaggagtggactctagaccatgtacctcgagaacaaagAAGTGAGGCGGATGCGCTTGCAAACTTGGGGTCATCAATCGAGGAAGATGATATTATCCCAGGGACTATTGTCCAATTATCAAGATCTGCAGTCGAggagggtcatgccgagataaattctacaagtttgacttgggattggaggaataagtatgtTGAATATTTAAAAAATGGGAAGCTCCCATCGGACCATAAAGAATCAAGGGCTTTACGAACCAAGGCTGCTCGGTTCGCATTGGATGAAGACGGAACGTTATATAGAAGGACATTCGATGGGCCATAAGCAATATGTTTAGGGCCGGGGGACACCGATTACGTTTTACCAGAGATCCACGAAGGCACTTGTGGAAACCACTCCGGCACCGAGTCTTTGATTCACAAAATTGTTATAGTAGGATAttactgggatagcatggaaaaagacactaaggagttcGTTAAGAAAcatgataaatgtcaaaggtttgcaccGATGATTCATCAGCTTGGAGAGAAACTTCATTCATTTCTGTCCccatggcctttcatgaaatggggaatggacatcgtcggtccTCTTCCAAcagccccaggtaaagctaaattcattttgtttatgactgactacttttctaaatgggtggaagcacaggccttcgagaaggtcagagaaaaagaagttattgacttcatctgggaccacatcgtGTGTCGATTCAGGATACCTGCCAAAATCGTATGCGACAACAACAAGCAATTCATCGACAACAAGGTAACGGAGTTCCTCGAAGCATACAAAATAAAAAAGGATCTTATCAACACTATATCATCCGAGTGAAAACGGACAGGCCAAATCGGCAAACAAGATtatcattcaaaacttgaaaaaaggGTTGAACGACGCTaaagggaaatggagagaagttctacccgaagttctttgggcatatcgaactaCATCAAAGTACAGCATGGGGGCAACCCCATTCTCTTTAGTATATGGCTTCGAGGCATTGATTCCAGTTGAGGTCGGGGAACCTAGCACCAGATTTCAACATACATCGGaggaatcaaatcacgaggctataaATTCTAGATTCAAGTTAttagatgaaaaatgagaagctGCACTTGTTCGAATGGCTACGCAGaagcaaagaatcgagagatattataatagaaaGACCAATCTTCAATACTTTGGAATTGGGGACTTAGTtttaaggaaagtcaccctcaatactcgagacccaaatgaagggaaactagtcccgaattgggaaggaccatatcgagtTATCAGAGTCATCGAaaaaggatcctacaaacttggcacgatggaAGGCGAACAATTGCCAAACAATTAGAATGTATCACTACTCAAACGATGTTATTGCTAAGGTACGACCATTCTCCCTTTTTACGTTTGTGtgatactaacttattgcaggtTTAAATCAAAGACATCAAAGAGAACCCTTCTACACGAAGACCTTACGTTTTAAAGCACACattgaactttttttttctttagatcagttttatcccaaatggggttttctggcgaggtttttaacgaggcaaaaactatatgctacctaaggagaattcAACAGTATACAAGGCTtattttcaatcaacctcgaatactgggggcgtcaccctcggaggttatattttccAGATAAATACTTCACGccaaagagggcctcgataggaaaactttgtaacGGGCCAACgatcaaatgaaccgtgtccatgtagAACAATTGAGCCTCGATggaaaaacatgtacgcatgtatgaattattcaaagaaacattctttctatatcaaacatTTTGTGTCCCAAAGAAATTTGCTACTATACGAGCTCCATACTCGTGATTCTGTGAGAAAAGGCTCAAGGGCCAAAACGCAAATGCacctcgaatactcggggactgtcatcgacagtcaaCACATTCGAGTTGTCTAAACTCGaatttataagacctcaaagataCATCTCTGGACacaaaggccaaggccatcatactcggggactaacattttgaataagtttgaaatgttattgggaaacaagtccaagagacaCACCCAAAGTCTACGGCCGAAATAATGCGGTTCAGAGACGTCCGAAATCCACAATAAAAATAAGCATTCAAATTCTTAGAAAATCGGTTAaataaaggctaccctcggcaaaataaTCAaaaggcttcgataaaatcagccctcaaaaaaccttaagaggtatcaaaTTATCCAAATACAAGCTTGTGTTAAGGCACTAAAAACAAAGGGTTCCGATTAACACTACACCGTCAAAAAACCCAATGGGTAAAAAATGCATGCCAAGGCATAAAtaaatttttactaagtcttCTAAGCCGAAAAGGGGAAATAATAGCCATCTCTTAGAGGCCATAATGACCCGATCTAAAAGAACCTAAGGGTTAAAACATTCAGAGATCGAGACCTTTGTTCTCACTCAACTCAGACCTAAGGGTCCCACCATCTCGAGCTCGCACAAAATCAACTTAAGCATAGCTCGAGGATTCAtcaaaaaaccttaagaggtattctaTTATAAGATATCCCATCAATTACTAAAAAAAAACCCTAAGGGTTCCGATGCTCACTCGATTATTGAAGTTATGACATCAAAAACTAATTCTTCACGAAACGAAAATGGATCAAGCTTTACAACAAATTGGAGACGGAGTGGAAAGGAAAGGAATTCTTCATATACATGAAGAATATTTACAATACCCACATAGAGCCttacacaaaataaaaaggaaaaaatcctAAGGGCCTGATCTACTTTAGGAGCTGCATCTTCGGGAGCCACATCTTCAAGAACCTCCTCCTTATCTCCTCCGCTCTCGAAACCACTAGTGGAGTCTTCGTCATCGAAGAGTAAAGCGACAGCCTCTTCCTCCAAAGTTTTTACCTTTTCAATATCACCTGAAAGGTCAAAGCCACGAGCGTGCACTTCCTCGAGAGTTTCTCTCCAGGATTTTCGCCTGGTGTGGTCGACATCGTATGACAATTTGACTTCAGAAATAGTAGAGATCTCATGTGCCCGAATGTTGGCAGCCTCAGTGTCAGTTTTATAGGAGGCCACAAATGCTTCCACCTCAGATTTAGCCTTTTCAAGTTCGGCGGCCGACTTAGCTTTGAGATCCTCAATCTTCCGGCTCCGGGCCAAGCTCTCCACCTTCTCATTTTGTAGTTAACATTAAACCGAAGCCAACTGGGCCTGAAGCGTGTCCTTCTCCGAAGCAAGATGATCCATATGCTGCTTCTACCTCAGGGTCTTGGCCTCTTTCGCCTTAACCTCCTCTCAAAGCTGCTCCACCAGATCGCCCTTGTGCTGAACCTGCAAAGTCGAAGTGTTAGTCACTAAATCAAATAAACACATAACAAACTCCCCAAAAGTTACATTACATGCTCAATGAGCTCGGTCTGTTCTCGATGAGCCTTCGTTAAATTGGCTCGAAGGCCCCTAATCTCCTCCTCTTTTTAAACATAAAGGAGTTTGAGGCTATCCCTCTCTTTCATGAGCTTCTTGATTTCGGCCTTGCGTCCAGCG
This sequence is a window from Nicotiana sylvestris chromosome 3, ASM39365v2, whole genome shotgun sequence. Protein-coding genes within it:
- the LOC138888283 gene encoding uncharacterized protein, whose product is MEKDTKEFVKKHDKCQRFAPMIHQLGEKLHSFLSPWPFMKWGMDIVGPLPTAPGKAKFILFMTDYFSKWVEAQAFEKVREKEVIDFIWDHIVCRFRIPAKIVCDNNKQFIDNKV